From a region of the Bremerella alba genome:
- a CDS encoding tyrosine-type recombinase/integrase produces MAREKLAWDSESNDGPALGQPWLVARVCSDYLVYTERSQNDGSVSEGYHRNATQWFNDLCSYCGALPVSQLKRGHILEWVDQHESWKSPATRRCIIAVVMAAFNRVEEMHGISNPIKGIKLPKAEPRLTSFSPEDEKAIYKATEPCFGNFLFAAIHTGLRPFSELAQLKAEDVEETPRGMMWRVYASKTKKTRKIPVRPEVAELTRQLMKSVPRGSGLPIFRNTLGKPWKRTTGVVRFVDLREKLGWNDDPLRKKYSCYTSRHTFAHRMLSGFWNNGAGCTIETLAELMGDTPKVAYDHYGKEWGKHYQDPLWKAIGESTPLASAQVKPPPTKRKKSTASSATKTKPKRTKASASRNKRHG; encoded by the coding sequence TTGGCACGGGAGAAACTAGCCTGGGATAGCGAATCGAATGATGGCCCTGCCCTGGGACAGCCCTGGTTGGTCGCCCGCGTTTGTTCGGACTACTTGGTGTATACCGAGCGAAGCCAGAACGATGGTTCTGTCAGCGAGGGATATCATCGGAATGCGACTCAGTGGTTCAACGATCTTTGCAGCTACTGCGGTGCACTGCCAGTTAGCCAACTCAAACGGGGTCATATTCTGGAATGGGTTGATCAGCACGAATCATGGAAGAGTCCCGCGACGCGTCGTTGCATTATTGCTGTCGTCATGGCAGCCTTCAATCGCGTTGAGGAGATGCACGGTATCAGTAACCCGATCAAGGGAATCAAGCTTCCCAAGGCAGAACCTCGGCTTACGTCATTCTCTCCGGAAGATGAGAAGGCAATTTACAAGGCCACGGAACCTTGCTTTGGCAATTTCCTCTTTGCCGCGATTCACACAGGGCTTCGTCCATTTAGTGAGCTCGCGCAACTCAAAGCGGAAGATGTCGAAGAGACGCCACGAGGAATGATGTGGCGCGTCTACGCGAGCAAAACCAAAAAGACTCGCAAAATTCCCGTACGACCCGAAGTGGCAGAGCTGACTCGTCAACTCATGAAGTCAGTTCCGCGCGGGTCAGGCTTACCAATCTTTCGGAATACATTGGGAAAGCCTTGGAAACGAACGACCGGAGTCGTTCGTTTTGTCGACTTGAGGGAAAAGCTCGGCTGGAATGACGATCCGCTCAGGAAGAAGTATTCGTGTTATACGTCGCGCCATACTTTTGCCCATCGGATGTTATCCGGCTTTTGGAATAACGGTGCCGGATGCACGATTGAAACCTTAGCGGAGTTGATGGGAGACACGCCAAAGGTGGCTTACGATCATTACGGCAAGGAGTGGGGAAAGCATTATCAAGATCCTCTTTGGAAGGCCATCGGAGAATCGACGCCACTGGCGAGTGCACAGGTAAAGCCTCCTCCTACGAAGCGAAAGAAGAGTACCGCGTCGTCCGCCACAAAGACAAAACCGAAACGAACTAAGGCATCCGCCAGCAGGAACAAGCGTCATGGCTAA
- a CDS encoding helix-turn-helix domain-containing protein, which yields MSNLYNAKEAAQLLGIRTSTLYEWLSKSDAGEFEVRGIPFVVNYLQGGKRGQGRIKIEPSEVERLKEAMRVRPNVRYQRIPSNRTSFPGITVPLGRPDNPVR from the coding sequence ATGTCGAATCTATATAACGCAAAAGAGGCCGCCCAACTCTTGGGAATTCGTACCTCCACGCTTTACGAATGGCTGTCTAAATCGGATGCAGGAGAATTTGAAGTACGTGGTATCCCGTTCGTAGTTAACTACCTACAAGGGGGAAAACGAGGGCAGGGACGAATCAAGATCGAGCCGTCCGAAGTAGAGCGTCTGAAGGAGGCGATGCGCGTTCGACCGAATGTTCGTTATCAGAGAATACCAAGCAATAGGACGAGCTTCCCAGGTATTACGGTACCGCTGGGGCGACCTGACAATCCAGTACGATGA
- a CDS encoding ATP-dependent endonuclease encodes MDPIPETPTHGTIDLARVLVIVEGTNDIEFLRRISLTLHAHDQDLPNLAEMEQQGHLVFVPFGGSNLPSWTYRFASLGKPEFFLLDHEVPPETEQRQELAEVINQRPQCRAVLTRKRSLENYLHPAAIREVTPIEIAFGDFDPVAILVAKQLYESRLHDRPWELLSRRSQNRLSSRAKRWLNTQCAGHMTVDHLRDRDPEGEIASWLTTIGQLAHSV; translated from the coding sequence ATGGATCCCATACCCGAAACTCCCACTCACGGAACGATCGACCTGGCACGCGTTCTGGTGATTGTCGAGGGAACGAACGATATCGAGTTCCTTCGCCGGATTTCGTTAACGCTGCACGCTCATGATCAAGACCTGCCGAATCTGGCGGAAATGGAACAGCAAGGGCACTTGGTATTCGTTCCCTTCGGGGGCAGCAACTTGCCTAGTTGGACCTATCGATTCGCTTCCCTTGGCAAGCCGGAGTTCTTCTTGCTCGACCATGAGGTGCCGCCCGAAACGGAGCAGCGTCAGGAATTGGCCGAGGTCATCAACCAGCGGCCGCAATGTCGTGCGGTGCTTACACGAAAGCGTAGCTTGGAAAACTATCTCCATCCGGCAGCGATCCGTGAAGTTACACCAATCGAGATTGCGTTTGGGGATTTTGATCCGGTGGCCATCCTCGTCGCCAAGCAGCTCTATGAAAGCCGTCTCCACGACAGGCCTTGGGAACTCTTGTCGCGTCGCTCTCAGAATCGACTGTCCAGCCGCGCTAAACGTTGGCTCAACACGCAGTGCGCAGGCCACATGACGGTAGACCACCTTCGGGACCGAGATCCTGAAGGCGAAATCGCCAGCTGGCTGACCACGATCGGGCAACTCGCCCACTCTGTCTAA
- a CDS encoding DUF2997 domain-containing protein — MKTIEIIVGPTGESRLETWGFQGSECREASRFLEAALGQHTSETLTAEFHASEITQQNQIEQKE; from the coding sequence TTGAAAACTATTGAGATTATCGTCGGCCCCACTGGCGAGTCACGCCTAGAAACGTGGGGCTTTCAGGGCTCAGAGTGTCGCGAGGCAAGTCGCTTCCTGGAAGCCGCCTTGGGACAACACACGTCCGAGACGCTCACAGCCGAGTTCCACGCCTCGGAAATCACGCAACAAAATCAAATCGAACAGAAGGAATAA
- a CDS encoding sulfatase family protein, whose amino-acid sequence MYPINQAHSAEKDRVPNIVLIFIDDMGYADIGPFGAKDYQTPHLDQMAAEGRTFTDFYVTQAVCSASRAGLMTGCYNVRVGIQGALGPNAKIGINPEEMTLAELCQQKGYATACFGKWHLGDKKPFLPLQNGFDEYFGLPYSNDMWPYHPGVRHLSEEDRVKRWPHLPLYDGNEVVNPKVDGKAQEQLTTQYTEKAVEFIDQNKDKPFFLYLPHSMVHVPLYVSDKFKGKSGAGLFGDVVMEIDWSVGQVLEALKRNKIDDNTLVIFTSDNGPWLSYGNHAGSAGPFREGKGTMWEGGCREPTIMRWPGKIPADTTCDTPAMTIDIFPTVAKLIGADLPQKPIDGKNIWPLIAGTEGAKSPHQAYFFYYGSGLKAVRSGKWKLVFPHQYRTMAGKPGGTDGIPNGYTQATTPLALFDLKADPGEQNNVADQHPDVVKQLQTMADGIRKKLGDSHQKIKGKENRPPGRV is encoded by the coding sequence TTGTACCCGATAAACCAGGCACATTCAGCTGAAAAAGACCGTGTACCTAATATCGTCCTCATCTTCATCGACGATATGGGCTACGCCGATATTGGTCCGTTTGGGGCGAAGGATTACCAGACGCCTCATCTCGACCAGATGGCCGCTGAGGGCCGCACGTTTACGGACTTCTACGTGACCCAGGCAGTTTGTTCGGCATCGCGTGCGGGGCTGATGACCGGGTGCTATAACGTTCGCGTTGGCATTCAAGGGGCGCTCGGGCCTAACGCCAAGATTGGCATTAACCCGGAAGAGATGACCCTGGCTGAACTATGTCAGCAAAAAGGGTACGCGACAGCCTGTTTTGGCAAGTGGCATCTGGGCGACAAAAAGCCCTTTCTGCCGCTGCAAAACGGTTTCGATGAATACTTCGGGCTGCCTTACTCGAACGACATGTGGCCTTACCATCCGGGTGTGCGGCATTTGTCGGAAGAAGATCGCGTGAAGCGTTGGCCTCATCTTCCACTGTACGACGGCAACGAAGTCGTGAATCCTAAGGTCGATGGAAAAGCTCAAGAACAATTGACCACTCAGTACACCGAGAAGGCCGTCGAGTTCATCGACCAAAACAAAGACAAGCCATTCTTCCTGTACTTACCGCATAGCATGGTACACGTGCCGTTGTACGTTTCCGACAAGTTTAAAGGCAAGTCAGGTGCCGGGTTGTTCGGCGATGTTGTGATGGAAATCGACTGGTCGGTCGGTCAGGTTTTGGAAGCTTTGAAGCGAAACAAGATCGATGACAATACGCTGGTCATCTTTACGTCGGACAATGGTCCCTGGCTTTCCTATGGCAACCATGCTGGCAGCGCCGGGCCATTTCGCGAAGGGAAGGGGACCATGTGGGAAGGGGGCTGTCGCGAGCCGACCATCATGCGTTGGCCTGGCAAAATTCCGGCTGACACAACCTGCGATACGCCTGCGATGACGATCGACATATTCCCTACGGTGGCCAAGTTGATTGGGGCCGATCTGCCGCAGAAGCCAATCGACGGCAAGAACATCTGGCCGCTGATCGCCGGAACCGAAGGAGCCAAATCGCCGCACCAAGCGTACTTCTTCTACTACGGCAGCGGTTTGAAAGCCGTCCGCAGCGGCAAGTGGAAGCTTGTCTTTCCTCACCAGTACCGCACGATGGCCGGCAAGCCTGGCGGTACCGACGGCATTCCCAACGGCTACACGCAAGCGACCACGCCACTGGCCCTGTTCGACCTAAAAGCAGACCCAGGCGAGCAGAACAATGTCGCGGATCAACACCCGGACGTTGTCAAACAGCTGCAAACGATGGCCGATGGCATTCGTAAAAAGCTGGGGGACTCGCACCAAAAGATTAAGGGGAAAGAGAATCGTCCCCCAGGTCGAGTCTAA
- a CDS encoding recombinase family protein, with amino-acid sequence MTHIYSQEGALSEAQCDKMHAIWLQAAQANGIDLSGFNPRAPRTSRLAWAARLALTVGMIYARFSTKMQHSTEDQIRECLIWAARNGVYVLPESICVDEAEKGKRDRRKGLKRAKQILESGLVSTFLVYKASRLFRHPYKGFELIQEEVVEAGMRAVSVSQGIDTADKKAWKMQLQIHGIMDEMLLEAIADHVRAGLTGLFLAGWTTGALGVGYRPRILPDAPLTNRGLPRTAPEVDPEAAELIREHALLLLDGMPLNEGLRRWRAVGGPCDPRASTGQMNYVPYRTLFSNIRLTGWWEFGRRKNDFSSKLDYTRQIVQPDSEVTRYQCEELRILDDDLFVALQRKLLQRKHGPRGPRKDKSKKLWDLTTGMFFCAACSEPDDHVRFYQVGAGGGGMQCKHGDQCPCKSAVRREEAVRAVCKELAAAIRRDTDLIERVICQATKIDEEVAERLDQEVQRRQRQVQSITKKIDGLYDLLGEVDKNEHKELKAKIKAVQFERAQTQDEVLQLQKQLEKASSTLTPQGIRDVLSNTEELLISAGSGQLSEDGVYKALSIFEKLTGGQIMVHVERRAGRKRTSVRGVFRLQFVDVFPELPLAGQDLPLSDEVTVWLRKPPRLDLIAERVHQLIDVEGMSHRETAKQLQREGQNVNAGNVWYSYHRWYEMQGLEPPKVPYNNGKKRRSR; translated from the coding sequence ATGACTCACATTTATTCTCAGGAGGGAGCCCTGAGCGAGGCACAATGCGACAAGATGCATGCCATCTGGCTTCAGGCAGCCCAGGCCAATGGGATTGACTTGTCAGGCTTCAATCCGAGAGCTCCACGCACGTCTCGCCTAGCGTGGGCGGCGAGATTAGCGCTGACGGTCGGAATGATTTATGCCCGATTTTCCACGAAGATGCAGCACTCGACGGAAGACCAGATTCGCGAGTGTCTCATCTGGGCTGCCCGCAACGGTGTCTATGTCCTGCCAGAATCGATCTGCGTCGATGAGGCTGAGAAAGGCAAACGTGATCGACGCAAGGGACTGAAACGCGCCAAACAAATATTAGAGTCGGGGCTCGTTTCGACTTTCTTAGTGTACAAAGCGAGCCGATTATTTCGCCATCCTTACAAGGGCTTTGAGCTTATCCAGGAAGAGGTTGTCGAAGCCGGTATGCGGGCTGTCAGTGTCTCCCAAGGGATCGACACGGCCGACAAGAAGGCCTGGAAGATGCAGTTGCAAATTCATGGAATCATGGATGAAATGCTCTTAGAGGCGATTGCTGACCATGTCCGGGCAGGTTTGACGGGGCTGTTTCTGGCGGGCTGGACAACGGGTGCATTAGGGGTCGGCTACCGCCCCCGCATTCTCCCCGACGCGCCATTGACCAACCGCGGGCTCCCCCGCACGGCTCCCGAGGTCGATCCCGAGGCAGCCGAACTAATTCGCGAGCACGCTTTGCTTTTGCTCGACGGCATGCCCCTCAATGAAGGACTTCGCCGTTGGCGCGCGGTGGGAGGACCCTGTGATCCACGGGCATCAACGGGCCAGATGAACTATGTCCCGTACCGCACCCTCTTCTCCAATATTCGCCTCACAGGTTGGTGGGAGTTTGGACGTCGTAAGAACGACTTCTCCAGCAAGCTCGATTATACTCGTCAGATCGTGCAGCCCGACTCAGAGGTCACACGGTACCAATGCGAGGAACTGCGAATCTTGGACGACGACTTGTTCGTTGCGCTGCAGCGGAAACTGCTTCAGCGCAAACATGGCCCTCGTGGTCCTCGCAAGGACAAATCCAAAAAACTATGGGATCTTACGACGGGCATGTTCTTTTGCGCTGCCTGCAGTGAGCCGGATGACCATGTTCGGTTTTACCAGGTCGGCGCGGGAGGCGGCGGGATGCAGTGCAAGCATGGGGACCAATGTCCCTGCAAGTCTGCTGTTCGCCGTGAAGAGGCGGTTCGCGCCGTGTGCAAGGAACTAGCAGCGGCGATTCGTCGTGATACGGACTTGATCGAGCGAGTGATCTGCCAAGCGACCAAGATAGACGAAGAGGTTGCTGAACGTCTGGACCAAGAGGTCCAACGCCGACAACGACAAGTGCAATCCATCACCAAAAAAATTGATGGTCTATACGACCTCTTGGGTGAAGTGGATAAGAACGAGCACAAAGAGTTGAAGGCCAAGATCAAGGCTGTCCAGTTTGAGCGAGCCCAGACGCAGGATGAGGTTCTGCAGTTGCAAAAGCAACTGGAGAAAGCATCCTCCACGTTAACTCCCCAGGGTATCCGAGACGTCCTGTCTAATACCGAGGAACTGTTGATTTCGGCAGGCTCGGGCCAGCTAAGCGAGGACGGCGTTTATAAGGCTCTTTCTATCTTTGAGAAGTTGACCGGCGGACAAATCATGGTGCATGTGGAACGCCGTGCAGGTCGCAAACGGACCAGCGTGCGGGGTGTGTTTCGTCTGCAGTTTGTGGATGTATTTCCGGAATTGCCCCTGGCGGGCCAGGATCTGCCATTGAGCGATGAGGTCACCGTCTGGCTACGCAAGCCGCCTCGCCTGGACTTGATTGCCGAACGCGTCCATCAATTGATCGACGTCGAGGGAATGAGCCATCGCGAGACCGCAAAGCAGTTGCAGCGTGAAGGGCAGAATGTGAACGCCGGAAACGTTTGGTATAGCTACCATCGTTGGTATGAGATGCAGGGTCTCGAGCCACCGAAAGTGCCCTACAACAACGGCAAAAAGCGGCGTTCCCGTTAA
- a CDS encoding AAA family ATPase — MRLAEEIQELVRAGFSGIWVRSCEQDDAIAELAQLCRDEDWRMNTWDIDVGLRGAQTDQVDSPAVSVTDPLGAVRYLESIPSNGQPSLLVLSNLHRLLGSAEVVQAIFHQVSQGKAHQRFLVILAPVVQLPVELERVFTVVEHELPSREQLTEIATDIATEGDEFPTGVERERILDAACGLSRYEAENAFALSLVRHGRLEPSAIWQLKSQTLIKSGLLSLHRGGESFAEFGGLESLKQFCCQALRSDESRSVQAKGVLLLGVPGTGKSAFAKALGREIGRPTLTLDAGALMGGIVGQTEERTRRALEIIDAMQPAVLFIDELEKALGGTTNSGQADSGVGSRMLGTLLTWLADHESDVFVIATSNDVSKLPPELTRAERFDAIFFLDLPGKSQKEPIWQMYLERFGLDPSQGLPNDGSWTGAEIRACCRLAALLNVPLVQAAQNVVPVAVTSAESVERLRNWASGRCLSAESDGVFTTTTQATRKPRRRLTQNPESN, encoded by the coding sequence ATGCGCTTAGCAGAAGAAATTCAGGAACTGGTGCGGGCTGGCTTCAGCGGCATCTGGGTTCGCAGTTGCGAACAGGATGATGCCATTGCCGAACTGGCTCAGCTTTGCCGCGACGAAGACTGGCGAATGAACACCTGGGATATTGACGTCGGTCTCAGAGGTGCCCAGACGGACCAGGTAGATTCGCCGGCGGTGTCAGTCACCGATCCCTTAGGGGCCGTTCGATATCTCGAATCAATTCCCAGTAACGGACAGCCCTCGCTACTGGTGCTGTCCAATCTCCATCGCCTCCTCGGTTCGGCGGAGGTGGTGCAGGCGATCTTTCATCAGGTATCCCAGGGGAAAGCTCATCAACGTTTTCTCGTGATTTTGGCACCGGTGGTTCAGCTTCCAGTGGAACTCGAACGTGTGTTCACCGTAGTAGAGCATGAGCTGCCCTCTCGGGAACAACTCACCGAAATTGCGACGGACATTGCAACCGAAGGGGATGAGTTCCCCACAGGTGTTGAGCGAGAACGAATACTCGATGCGGCCTGTGGCCTGAGTCGCTACGAGGCGGAAAACGCGTTTGCGTTGTCGTTGGTGAGACATGGCCGACTGGAGCCGTCGGCCATTTGGCAGCTCAAGTCGCAGACGCTCATCAAGAGTGGCCTGCTATCGCTCCATCGTGGCGGCGAGTCCTTTGCCGAATTTGGAGGGCTGGAATCACTCAAGCAGTTTTGCTGTCAGGCACTGCGATCGGATGAATCCCGCTCCGTCCAGGCAAAGGGCGTTTTACTGCTGGGGGTGCCGGGTACGGGCAAGTCGGCCTTCGCCAAGGCTCTTGGGCGTGAAATTGGCAGGCCGACGTTGACGCTCGACGCCGGTGCACTCATGGGTGGCATCGTCGGCCAAACTGAGGAGCGAACTCGCAGGGCGTTGGAAATTATCGATGCGATGCAGCCTGCGGTGCTCTTCATCGACGAACTGGAAAAGGCCCTCGGCGGCACCACCAATTCCGGACAGGCCGATAGCGGCGTGGGCTCAAGGATGCTTGGCACGCTGCTAACCTGGCTGGCCGATCATGAATCGGACGTGTTCGTGATTGCTACGAGTAACGACGTCTCCAAGCTGCCGCCCGAGCTCACCCGAGCGGAACGCTTTGATGCGATCTTCTTTCTCGACTTACCTGGGAAGTCGCAGAAGGAACCCATCTGGCAGATGTATCTGGAGCGATTTGGTTTAGATCCGTCCCAGGGTCTGCCCAACGACGGATCGTGGACGGGCGCCGAGATCCGCGCGTGTTGCCGGTTGGCAGCCCTCTTGAATGTTCCCCTGGTGCAGGCGGCGCAGAACGTGGTTCCGGTCGCCGTCACGTCGGCCGAATCGGTTGAGCGGCTCCGGAACTGGGCGAGCGGTCGCTGTCTCTCTGCCGAGTCCGATGGCGTGTTCACCACAACGACTCAGGCTACACGAAAGCCGCGGCGACGACTAACGCAGAATCCTGAATCCAATTAG
- a CDS encoding DUF1257 domain-containing protein — MSHVVTIETEVRDVTAIRQATRRLQLPEPTFGEVRLFNDRKRGWAIQLRDWRYPVVADVTTGRLDYDNYNGHWGSQKELDQFLQRYAVERATIEARKQGHTAIEQSLPDGSIKLVIQVGG; from the coding sequence ATGTCACATGTCGTCACCATTGAAACCGAAGTGCGTGATGTTACGGCGATCCGCCAGGCAACACGACGTCTTCAACTTCCCGAGCCCACGTTCGGTGAGGTTCGCTTGTTCAACGATCGCAAGCGGGGCTGGGCGATCCAGCTTCGAGATTGGCGTTACCCGGTCGTCGCCGATGTAACGACCGGTCGGCTCGATTACGACAACTACAACGGCCATTGGGGCAGCCAGAAAGAACTTGATCAGTTTCTGCAGCGGTACGCCGTTGAACGGGCGACGATCGAGGCCCGCAAGCAAGGCCACACCGCCATCGAACAGTCGCTTCCGGACGGAAGCATCAAACTCGTCATTCAAGTTGGAGGGTAA
- a CDS encoding tyrosine-type recombinase/integrase — MAKANTGRKRRSRGRAWYWRQTDTWYFTPPGTKRRVRLVDERGNPVRGQSSIDQAELALARVKAAGDWRPEVKPAEESDWIVAKVCSIYIENCEKRSRAGEISIEYEKEVRRFLQDLCKYCGALPLCDLRKTHVLHWVETHSTWKSSATRRFAIEAVMAAFNHAQNSYSVSNPLRGLTKPAHCPRLHSFSTEDERALYDATDEPYRDFLFAAIHTGLRPFSELAQVTGNDVVESDRGMMWRVYASKTKKTRVIPIRKEVAELTRSILSRDNSGTDGVIFRNSQGDPWKKVTGGSRFRNLRQKIGWIEDSKRKNYSCYTCRHTFAHRMLAGYWTDGVGCSIEVLAELMGDTPKVAFDHYGKEWGQHFQDPLWAAIGVD, encoded by the coding sequence ATGGCTAAGGCAAACACAGGACGCAAGCGTCGTTCTCGCGGACGTGCCTGGTATTGGCGTCAGACCGACACGTGGTACTTTACGCCACCGGGAACGAAGCGACGGGTCCGGCTCGTGGATGAGAGGGGCAATCCGGTTCGCGGCCAGAGTAGCATTGATCAGGCGGAACTGGCCTTGGCACGTGTTAAGGCCGCTGGAGACTGGCGTCCCGAAGTGAAGCCGGCGGAGGAAAGCGACTGGATCGTGGCAAAAGTGTGCTCCATCTACATTGAGAACTGTGAGAAGCGATCGAGAGCCGGAGAGATCAGCATCGAGTATGAGAAGGAAGTGCGACGTTTCTTGCAGGACCTCTGTAAGTATTGCGGCGCATTGCCACTCTGTGACTTACGCAAGACACATGTGCTGCATTGGGTGGAAACGCATTCCACGTGGAAGTCTTCGGCAACCCGTCGTTTCGCCATTGAAGCAGTTATGGCAGCGTTCAACCACGCTCAAAATTCTTATTCAGTTTCCAATCCGCTTCGCGGCTTAACCAAGCCTGCACATTGTCCTCGGCTACATTCCTTCAGTACCGAGGATGAACGGGCACTTTACGACGCTACGGATGAGCCCTATCGCGATTTTCTGTTCGCGGCAATTCATACTGGCCTGCGGCCATTCTCGGAATTGGCTCAGGTAACGGGTAACGATGTCGTAGAGAGCGACCGCGGCATGATGTGGCGGGTTTATGCTTCTAAAACCAAGAAGACACGCGTGATTCCGATCCGAAAAGAGGTTGCCGAGTTAACGCGGAGCATCCTTTCCAGGGACAATTCTGGGACGGACGGTGTGATTTTCCGGAACTCACAAGGTGATCCGTGGAAGAAGGTCACTGGGGGCTCTCGATTTCGGAATCTCCGCCAAAAAATCGGATGGATTGAGGATTCGAAACGGAAAAACTACTCGTGTTACACGTGCAGGCACACATTCGCTCACCGAATGCTGGCTGGCTATTGGACGGACGGCGTTGGTTGCTCGATTGAAGTTCTTGCAGAACTCATGGGAGATACACCCAAAGTTGCCTTCGACCACTACGGAAAGGAGTGGGGACAGCATTTTCAGGATCCACTCTGGGCGGCGATCGGAGTGGATTAG